In Equus caballus isolate H_3958 breed thoroughbred chromosome 7, TB-T2T, whole genome shotgun sequence, one DNA window encodes the following:
- the PLPPR3 gene encoding phospholipid phosphatase-related protein type 3: MIATKEKNKTPKDSMTLLPCFYFVELPIVASSIVSLYFLELTDLFKPAKVGFQCYDRTLSMPYVETNEELIPLLMLLSLAFAAPAASIMVGEALLYCLQSRLWGRGGGPGGAEGSISAGGCSFNSFLRRTVRFVGVHVFGLCATALVTDVIQLATGYHAPFFLTVCEPNYTLLGTSCDANPYVTQDICSGHDAHAILSARKTFPSQHATLSAFAAVYVSMYFNSVISDTTKLLKPVLVFAFAIAAGVCGLTQITQYRSHPVDVYAGFLIGAGIAAYLACHAVGNFQAPPAEKPVAPAPAKDALRALTQRGHDSVYQQNKSVSTDELGPPGRLEGVPRPVAREKTSLGSLKRASVDVDLLAPRSPMGKESMVTFSHTLPRVSTPSLDDPARRHMTIHVPLDASRSKQLISEWKQKALEGRGLGLPDEASPAHLRAPAEPMAEEEEEEEEEEEEEEEEEEEDGEEGGPAPPSLYPTVQARPGLGPRVILPPRAGPQPLVHIPEEGAQAAAGLSPKSSAAVRAKWLMMAEKSGAAVVAAPAQPRVANPPRLLQVIAMSKAPGGPGPKAAETASSSSASSDSSQYRSPSDRDSASIVTIDAHAPHHPVVHLSAGNGPWEWKAAGGGAKGAEGEGSYELGDLARGFRGGPKPPGVSPGSSISDVDQEEPRFGAVATVNLATGEGLPPLGAADGALGPGSRESTLRRKAGGLALGEREAAGEAEAESYYRKMQAARRFKD; encoded by the exons ATGATCGCGACCAAGGAGAAGAATAAAACCCCCAAGGACAGCATGACGCTCCTGCCTTGCTTCTACTTCGTGGAG CTGCCCATCGTGGCGTCGTCCATCGTGTCCCTGTACTTCCTGGAGCTGACCGATCTCTTCAAGCCGGCCAAGGTGGGCTTCCAGTGCTACGACCGCACGCTCTCCATGCCCTACGTGGAGACCAACGAGGAGCTCATCCCGCTGCTCATGCTCCTCAGTTTGGCCTTCGCCGCGCCCGCCGCGTCG ATCATGGTGGGCGAGGCCCTGCTGTACTGCCTGCAGTCGCGGCTGTGGGGCCGCGGCGGGGGCCCGGGCGGGGCCGAGGGCAGCATCAGTGCCGGCGGCTGCAGCTTCAACTCCTTCCTGAGGCGCACGGTGCGCTTCGTGG GCGTCCACGTGTTCGGCCTGTGCGCCACGGCCCTGGTGACCGACGTCATCCAGCTGGCCACCGGCTACCACGCGCCCTTCTTCCTGACGGTCTGTGAGCCCAACTACACGCTGCTGGGCACGTCGTGCGACGCCAACCCCTACGTCACGCAGGACATCTGCTCCGGCCACGATGCCCACGCCATCCTGTCCGCACG GAAGACGTTCCCGTCCCAGCACGCCACGCTGTCCGCCTTCGCCGCCGTCTACGTGTCG ATGTACTTCAACTCGGTCATCTCGGACACCACCAAGCTGCTGAAGCCCGTCCTGGTGTTCGCCTTTGCCATTGCCGCGGGCGTGTGCGGCCTCACCCAGATCACGCAGTACCGCAGCCACCCCGTGGACGTGTACGCCGGCTTCCTCATCGGCGCTGGCATCGCCGCCTACCTG gcctgccACGCCGTGGGCAACTTCCAGGCGCCGCCCGCGGAGAAGCCGGTGGCCCCCGCGCCTGCCAAGGACGCGCTGCGGGCGCTGACCCAGCGGGGCCACGACTCGGTGTACCAGCAGAACAAGTCGGTGAGCACGGACGAGCTGGGCCCGCCCGGGCGGCTGGAGGGTGTGCCGCGGCCCGTGGCCCGCGAGAAGACCTCGCTGGGCAGTCTGAAGCGGGCCAGCGTGGATGTGGACCTGCTGGCCCCACGCAGCCCCATGGGCAAGGAGAGCATGGTGACCTTCAGCCACACGCTGCCCCGCGTGAGCACGCCCTCGCTCGATGACCCCGCGCGCCGCCACATGACCATCCACGTGCCGCTCGACGCCTCGCGCTCCAAGCAGCTCATCAGCGAGTGGAAGCAGAAGGCGCTGGAGGGCCGTGGCCTGGGGCTGCCCGACGAGGCCAGCCCGGCGCACCTGCGGGCGCCCGCTGAGCCCAtggccgaggaggaggaggaggaggaggaggaagaggaggaggaggaagaggaggaggaggaggatggggaggaagggGGTCCCGCCCCACCCTCGCTCTACCCCACCGTCCAGGCGCGGCCGGGGCTGGGGCCGCGGGTCATCCTCCCGCCGCGGGCCGGGCCGCAGCCGCTGGTGCACATCCCCGAGGAGGGGGCGCAGGCGGCggccggcttgtcccccaagagCAGTGCTGCCGTGCGGGCCAAGTGGCTCATGATGGCCGAGAAGAGTGGGGCGGCCGTGGTCGCGGCCCCTGCGCAGCCCCGCGTGGCCAACCCGCCCCGGCTGCTGCAGGTGATCGCCATGTCCAAGGCGCCGGGCGGGCCGGGCCCCAAGGCGGCTGAGACGGCCTCATCCTCCAGCGCCAGCTCCGACTCCTCCCAGTACCGGTCGCCGTCAGACCGCGACTCGGCCAGCATCGTCACCATTGACGCGCACGCGCCCCACCACCCCGTGGTGCACCTGTCTGCGGGTAACGGGCCCTGGGAGTGgaaggcggcgggcggcggggctaAGGGGGCGGAGGGCGAGGGCAGCTACGAGCTGGGGGACCTGGCTCGCGGCTTCCGGGGCGGGCCCAAGCCGCCCGGCGTGTCCCCCGGCTCGTCCATCAGCGACGTGGACCAGGAGGAGCCACGCTTTGGTGCCGTGGCCACCGTCAACCTGGCCACGGGCGAGGGGCTGCCCCCACTGGGCGCGGCCGATGGGGCGCTGGGGCCGGGCAGCCGCGAGTCGACCCTGCGGCGCAAAGCAGGCGGCCTGGCGCTGGGCGAGCGCGAGGCGGCAGGCGAGGCGGAGGCAGAGAGCTACTACCGCAAGATGCAGGCGGCCCGCAGGTTCAAGGACTGA
- the AZU1 gene encoding azurocidin: MPALRFLALLAGLLATAGVGSAARADIVGGRKARRGQLPFLASVQDQGRHVCGGALIHARFVLTAASCFRNRNPGISTVVLGAYDLRRPESTRQTFSVRSISENGYDPQQNLNDLLLLALDREANLTSGLALVPLPAQNATVEAGTRCQVAGWGATRNGGRLSRFPRVLNVTVMPPDQCRPNSVCTGVLTRRGGICQGDGGGPLVCDGVAHGVASFSLGRCGRGPDFFTRVALFRDWINSVLNSTAAERWPEGPPTEPVGGL, translated from the exons ATGCCAGCACTCAGATTTCTGGCCCTGCTGGCCGGCCTGCTGGCGACTGCCGGCGTGG GCTCGGCGGCCCGCGCGGACATCGTGGGCGGCAGGAAGGCCCGGCGCGGGCAGCTCCCGTTCCTGGCCTCCGTGCAGGACCAGGGGCGCCACGTCTGCGGGGGCGCCCTCATCCACGCCCGCTTCGTGCTCACGGCCGCCAGCTGCTTCCGAAACCG GAACCCCGGGATCAGCACCGTGGTGCTGGGGGCCTACGACCTGCGGCGGCCGGAGAGCACCAGGCAGACCTTCTCGGTGCGGAGCATCAGCGAGAACGGCTACGACCCCCAGCAGAACCTCAATGACCTGCTGCTGCTGGCG CTGGACCGGGAGGCGAACCTCACCAGTGGCCTGGCGCTGGTCCCACTGCCCGCGCAGAATGCCACGGTGGAGGCCGGCACGCGCTGCCAGGTGGCGGGCTGGGGGGCCACACGGAACGGGGGGCGTCTCTCCCGCTTCCCAAGGGTCCTCAATGTCACTGTGATGCCCCCGGACCAATGTCGCCCCAACAGTGTGTGCACCGGCGTCCTCACCCGCCGGGGCGGCATCTGCCAG GGTGATGGGGGCGGCCCCCTCGTCTGTGACGGTGTGGCGCACGGCGTGGCGTCCTTCTCCCTGGGGCGCTGTGGCAGGGGCCCCGACTTCTTCACCCGCGTGGCGCTCTTCCGGGACTGGATCAACTCTGTTCTGAACTCCACGGCGGCCGAGCGCTGGCCCGAGGGGCCCCCCACCGAGCCCGTGGGTGGCCTGTGA
- the PRTN3 gene encoding myeloblastin has protein sequence MTHSRRPSGPALAPILLAALLGGAARAAEIVGGRAAEPHSRPYMVSLQRRGFPGGHFCGGTLIHPRFVLTAAHCLRDMNPLLVSVVLGVHDLQASEPTQQRFSVARLFENNYDPEENLNDVLLLQLDRPATLNDQVAVAQLPEQNQVVPQDTRCLAMGWGRLGTREPLPRVLQELNVTVVTFLCRPHNLCTFVPRRRAGICFGDSGGPLICNGVLQGVDSFVIRACATTHHPDFFARVSLYVDWIRSVLAGAEGAGPQRRHQMEAEVSET, from the exons ATGACCCACAGCCGCCGCCCCTCCGGCCCTGCCCTCGCCCCCATCCTGCTGGCCGCACTGCTGGGCG GTGCGGCCCGGGCCGCGGAGATCGTGGGCGGGCGGGCAGCCGAGCCCCACTCGCGGCCCTACATGGTGTCGCTGCAGCGGCGCGGGTTTCCCGGCGGCCACTTCTGCGGGGGCACCTTGATCCACCCCCGCTTCGTGCTGACCGCCGCCCACTGCCTGCGGGACAT GAACCCCCTCCTGGTGAGCGTGGTGCTCGGGGTGCATGACCTGCAGGCGTCGGAGCCCACGCAGCAGAGGTTCAGTGTCGCCCGCCTGTTCGAGAACAACTACGACCCGGAGGAGAATCTCAACGACGTCCTCCTCCTGCAG CTGGACCGCCCGGCCACCCTCAACGACCAGGTCGCGGTGGCCCAGCTCCCCGAACAGAACCAGGTGGTGCCCCAAGACACGCGCTGCCTGGCCATGGGTTGGGGCCGCCTGGGCACGCGGGAGCCGCTGCCCCGGGTCCTGCAGGAGCTCAACGTGACCGTGGTCACTTTCCTGTGCCGACCGCACAACCTGTGCACCTTCGTTCCCCGCCGCAGAGCCGGCATCTGCTTC GGAGACTCGGGCGGCCCCTTGATCTGCAACGGCGTCCTCCAGGGCGTGGACTCGTTTGTGATCCGCGCGTGCGCCACCACCCACCACCCCGACTTCTTCGCCCGCGTCTCCCTCTACGTGGACTGGATCCGCTCCGTGCTGGCGGGCGCGGAGGGCGCGGGGCCCCAACGGAGGCATCAGATGGAGGCCGAGGTCTCGGAAACCTGA
- the ELANE gene encoding neutrophil elastase isoform X1, which yields MTRGRQPCSPALVPVLLAALLGGPALASEIVGGRPARPHAWPFMASLQRRGGHFCGATLIARNFVMSAAHCVNGRNFQSVRVVLGAHNLGRQEPTRQTLGVRGVFENGFDPVNLRNDIVLLQLDGSARINENVQVARLPAQGRGVPSGTPCLAMGWGRLGTNRPLPSVLQELNVTVVTSLCRRSNVCTLVQRRRAGICFGDSGGPLVCNGLVQGIDSFIRGGCGSGFFPDAFAPVAQFIDWINSILRRHGDPASAAS from the exons ATGACCCGCGGCCGCCAACCCTGCAGCCCTGCCCTCGTCCCCGTCCTGCTGGCCGCACTGCTGGGTG GCCCCGCGCTGGCCTCGGAGATCGTGGGCGGCCGGCCAGCCCGGCCCCACGCGTGGCCCTTCATGGCGTCCCTGCAGCGGCGAGGGGGCCACTTCTGTGGGGCCACCCTGATTGCCCGCAACTTCGTCATGTCGGCTGCGCACTGCGTGAACGGCCG CAACTTCCAGTCGGTGAGGGTGGTGCTGGGGGCGCACAACCTGGGGCGGCAGGAGCCCACACGGCAGACTTTGGGCGTCCGCGGCGTCTTCGAAAACGGCTTCGACCCCGTGAACCTGCGGAACGACATCGTGCTTCTCCAG CTCGACGGGTCGGCCAGGATCAACGAGAACGTGCAGGTGGCCCGGCTGCCGGCCCAGGGCAGGGGCGTGCCCAGCGGGACGCCGTGCCTGGCCATGGGCTGGGGTCGGCTGGGCACCAACCGGCCGTTGCCCAGCGTCCTGCAGGAGCTCAACGTGACGGTGGTGACGTCGCTGTGCCGGCGCTCCAACGTGTGCACGCTGGTGCAGCGCCGCCGGGCAGGCATCTGCTTC GGAGACTCCGGCGGGCCGCTGGTCTGCAACGGGCTCGTGCAGGGCATCGACTCCTTCATCCGCGGAGGCTGCGGCTCGGGCTTCTTCCCGGACGCCTTCGCCCCCGTCGCACAGTTCATCGACTGGATCAACTCCATCCTCCGCCGCCACGGGGACCCTGCGAGCGCGGCCAGCTAG
- the ELANE gene encoding neutrophil elastase isoform X2 has translation MTRGRQPCSPALVPVLLATLIARNFVMSAAHCVNGRNFQSVRVVLGAHNLGRQEPTRQTLGVRGVFENGFDPVNLRNDIVLLQLDGSARINENVQVARLPAQGRGVPSGTPCLAMGWGRLGTNRPLPSVLQELNVTVVTSLCRRSNVCTLVQRRRAGICFGDSGGPLVCNGLVQGIDSFIRGGCGSGFFPDAFAPVAQFIDWINSILRRHGDPASAAS, from the exons ATGACCCGCGGCCGCCAACCCTGCAGCCCTGCCCTCGTCCCCGTCCTGCT GGCCACCCTGATTGCCCGCAACTTCGTCATGTCGGCTGCGCACTGCGTGAACGGCCG CAACTTCCAGTCGGTGAGGGTGGTGCTGGGGGCGCACAACCTGGGGCGGCAGGAGCCCACACGGCAGACTTTGGGCGTCCGCGGCGTCTTCGAAAACGGCTTCGACCCCGTGAACCTGCGGAACGACATCGTGCTTCTCCAG CTCGACGGGTCGGCCAGGATCAACGAGAACGTGCAGGTGGCCCGGCTGCCGGCCCAGGGCAGGGGCGTGCCCAGCGGGACGCCGTGCCTGGCCATGGGCTGGGGTCGGCTGGGCACCAACCGGCCGTTGCCCAGCGTCCTGCAGGAGCTCAACGTGACGGTGGTGACGTCGCTGTGCCGGCGCTCCAACGTGTGCACGCTGGTGCAGCGCCGCCGGGCAGGCATCTGCTTC GGAGACTCCGGCGGGCCGCTGGTCTGCAACGGGCTCGTGCAGGGCATCGACTCCTTCATCCGCGGAGGCTGCGGCTCGGGCTTCTTCCCGGACGCCTTCGCCCCCGTCGCACAGTTCATCGACTGGATCAACTCCATCCTCCGCCGCCACGGGGACCCTGCGAGCGCGGCCAGCTAG